In a single window of the Pseudomonadota bacterium genome:
- a CDS encoding TlpA family protein disulfide reductase → MANVTLKGNPIHTIGACPRRPLPRKSAVGYHAAMRWILPVVLLAACAGASALPTADPPATDDLCGLIGQPAPGWKLDHWFNSEPLALQDLRGKVVLVRWFMAPNCPFCSATAPALNRFDEEYRSRGLVVIGVYHHKDPEPLDVETVRGYVEHYQFRFPVAVDPDWQTLKRWWLDGHERSWTSVSFLIDRRGVIRHVHLGGKLAPDTDDFRVMRAKIEALLAEDP, encoded by the coding sequence ATGGCCAATGTCACGCTCAAGGGCAATCCCATTCACACGATCGGGGCTTGTCCTCGCCGCCCACTGCCGCGCAAGTCGGCCGTGGGCTACCATGCTGCCATGCGCTGGATCCTCCCCGTCGTCCTGCTCGCGGCATGCGCTGGAGCCTCCGCACTCCCGACCGCGGACCCACCGGCCACCGACGACCTCTGCGGCCTCATCGGCCAGCCCGCTCCCGGCTGGAAGCTCGATCACTGGTTCAACTCCGAGCCGCTTGCGCTCCAGGACCTGCGCGGCAAGGTGGTGCTGGTGCGCTGGTTCATGGCTCCGAACTGCCCGTTCTGCAGCGCCACCGCGCCGGCCCTGAACCGTTTCGACGAGGAGTACCGCAGCCGCGGCCTGGTTGTGATCGGCGTGTACCACCACAAGGACCCCGAGCCGCTCGATGTCGAGACCGTGCGCGGCTACGTCGAGCACTACCAGTTTCGCTTCCCCGTGGCCGTGGACCCCGACTGGCAGACCTTGAAGCGCTGGTGGCTCGATGGCCACGAGCGGTCGTGGACGAGCGTCAGCTTCCTCATCGATCGGCGCGGCGTGATCCGTCACGTGCACCTGGGCGGGAAGCTAGCGCCCGACACCGATGACTTCCGCGTCATGCGCGCGAAGATCGAGGCGCTGCTCGCCGAGGATCCCTAG
- a CDS encoding type II toxin-antitoxin system RelE/ParE family toxin, protein MKPRTVTFRPQAREDVIEIAAYLRSENPRIADAFQEAVETACRLLARLPEIGSAREFGDPRLSGLRMWPIKHFERYLIFYLLVNKKRIDIVRVLHSARDIAGMFEEDNDN, encoded by the coding sequence ATGAAGCCCCGTACCGTTACCTTCCGGCCCCAAGCCAGGGAGGATGTGATCGAGATCGCGGCCTATCTTCGATCCGAAAACCCGAGAATCGCAGACGCGTTTCAGGAGGCTGTCGAGACCGCCTGTAGGCTTTTAGCCCGGCTTCCGGAAATCGGAAGCGCAAGAGAGTTCGGCGATCCAAGGCTCTCCGGATTGCGGATGTGGCCCATCAAGCACTTTGAGCGCTACCTCATCTTCTACCTCCTGGTCAACAAAAAGCGGATCGATATTGTGAGGGTCCTCCACAGCGCCCGGGACATCGCGGGCATGTTCGAAGAAGACAATGACAACTAA
- a CDS encoding type II toxin-antitoxin system ParD family antitoxin — translation MGTKTIHVSLPEALKEYANKRVGEGQSYGTLSDYIRSLIREDQKHHGEERLKQLLLEGIHSGPPIEMTRKEWNKLWIEADERVQGRKQKP, via the coding sequence GTGGGAACCAAAACCATTCATGTCTCCCTCCCGGAAGCGCTCAAGGAGTATGCCAATAAGCGTGTGGGCGAGGGGCAGTCGTATGGCACCTTAAGCGACTATATCCGTTCCCTCATTCGAGAAGACCAAAAGCACCATGGGGAAGAACGGTTAAAGCAACTCCTCCTGGAGGGGATCCATTCCGGGCCGCCCATAGAAATGACCCGGAAAGAATGGAACAAACTTTGGATAGAGGCGGACGAGAGAGTCCAAGGAAGAAAGCAGAAGCCATAA